A window of the Blastopirellula sediminis genome harbors these coding sequences:
- a CDS encoding response regulator has protein sequence MLFNLVKVMHAEFSNASLLAGLRILIAEDDELNRQLLQIILTSAGAEVTQVCDGEAAMSVFEPGRYDLAILDLRMPRQDGIATMMKMRELDCDFPVAALTACARCEDRAACHDAGFQLYLTKPIMPADLLRAITLLTETRVVSSIE, from the coding sequence TTGCTCTTCAATCTGGTCAAAGTGATGCACGCCGAATTTTCCAACGCGAGTTTGCTGGCGGGGCTCCGCATTCTGATTGCGGAAGATGACGAGCTGAACCGTCAGCTCCTGCAGATCATTCTGACGAGCGCCGGCGCCGAAGTGACGCAGGTGTGCGACGGGGAAGCTGCGATGTCGGTATTCGAACCTGGTCGTTACGATCTGGCGATTCTTGATCTTCGTATGCCGCGACAAGATGGCATCGCCACGATGATGAAGATGCGCGAACTGGACTGCGACTTTCCGGTCGCCGCGCTGACCGCCTGCGCCCGGTGCGAAGATCGCGCCGCTTGCCACGACGCAGGCTTCCAGCTTTACCTGACCAAACCGATTATGCCTGCGGACCTGCTGCGGGCGATTACCCTGTTGACCGAAACTCGCGTCGTCAGCAGCATCGAATAG
- a CDS encoding methylated-DNA--[protein]-cysteine S-methyltransferase yields MPPSTARRAAISPLTSTIFTIATELGPLEIEMLGDVVYRLQFCADRRRKPSRISLTPRQDQIVQTLQQYAAGEPVDLSAIEVDLSGYPPFATKVYRECRKIRPGTTLSYGQLAAKAGSPGAARAVGSAMAKNRITLLIPCHRVVASGGKLGGYSGPQGLKLKEKLLQLEQRS; encoded by the coding sequence ATGCCTCCGTCCACTGCCCGACGAGCCGCAATTTCCCCCCTTACGTCGACTATTTTCACGATAGCAACCGAGCTGGGACCGCTGGAAATCGAAATGCTGGGAGACGTGGTCTACCGACTCCAATTTTGCGCCGATCGTCGCCGGAAGCCGAGCCGCATTTCGCTGACTCCGCGGCAGGATCAAATTGTCCAAACGCTGCAGCAATACGCCGCCGGCGAACCGGTCGATTTGTCGGCGATCGAAGTCGATCTGTCCGGCTACCCGCCGTTCGCAACGAAAGTTTATCGCGAGTGCCGCAAGATCCGCCCCGGCACGACTCTTAGCTATGGACAACTGGCCGCCAAAGCCGGTTCGCCCGGCGCGGCCAGAGCCGTCGGCAGCGCGATGGCCAAGAACCGCATCACCCTGCTGATTCCGTGCCACCGCGTGGTGGCCAGCGGCGGCAAACTGGGAGGCTACTCCGGCCCGCAAGGTTTGAAGCTGAAAGAGAAGCTGCTGCAACTCGAACAACGCTCGTAG